The Acidobacteriota bacterium genome includes a window with the following:
- a CDS encoding response regulator transcription factor — translation MSILIAEDMAFQRDYLRAIITDNFADAGPVIEASDGNSAVELALKHHPSLAVLDIKLPGLSGVKAARQIWAELQLARIIFWSQYKDEIYIRELARIVPGETVYGYVLKSSPDEKLIAALRAVLVDEQCWIDPEIRSVQSRATNRTSGLTDIQYEALVDIALGLTDKAIARRRYLSERGVQNRLRELYSKLSIDIEQIVDERWGSTYSPRSRAMSIAMQRGLINADELARENEALQQWLQRENALPT, via the coding sequence ATGAGCATACTGATTGCCGAAGACATGGCTTTTCAGCGCGATTATCTTCGCGCGATTATTACCGACAACTTCGCCGACGCGGGGCCGGTGATCGAAGCCAGTGACGGGAACAGCGCCGTCGAGCTTGCGCTTAAACACCATCCCTCGCTTGCGGTTCTCGACATAAAGCTGCCGGGGCTTTCGGGCGTGAAAGCCGCGCGGCAAATATGGGCCGAGCTACAACTGGCCCGGATTATTTTCTGGTCTCAATACAAGGACGAGATCTATATTCGAGAGCTAGCCCGCATAGTGCCGGGCGAAACGGTCTACGGCTATGTGCTCAAGTCATCGCCCGATGAAAAGCTGATAGCAGCGTTGCGCGCGGTGCTCGTCGATGAGCAATGCTGGATCGATCCGGAGATTCGCTCGGTCCAGTCACGAGCGACGAACCGCACATCGGGCCTGACCGATATCCAATACGAAGCTCTGGTAGACATCGCGCTCGGATTGACCGACAAAGCAATCGCCCGCCGCAGGTACCTGAGCGAGAGAGGCGTGCAGAACCGGCTGCGCGAGCTTTACTCCAAGCTCTCGATAGATATCGAGCAGATCGTCGACGAACGATGGGGGAGCACCTACAGCCCGCGTTCGCGAGCGATGTCAATCGCGATGCAGCGCGGGCTCATCAACGCCGACGAGCTCGCGCGCGAGAACGAAGCGCTTCAGCAATGGCTTCAGCGCGAGAACGCGCTGCCAACCTGA